The nucleotide window GCTCATAGTTTCACCGAGATCTTATCCTTAACAATAAGTAATGTTAAGGCTACAGAGCAGCACAAAAATCAGTCATTTACATCGCCAATGGGGGAAAAATCCCAAAAGGCGGCGACTTTTTGCAACCTGAAGTTTCATACAGTTATCTAGCAGCTcaagattaataaaaataaagaaacaaatttgaATAGAGATGCAACCCAAATATCTACCTCTGTCAACAATAAGGACAAACATTCATTCAGTTGTAAAGGGGAAAACAATGAATAATGAGCAAGCATTGCatcttataaaattatatcCCTCATATTTGGCTCTTATAATGTTGTAAAGGGGAGTTCGAGATATGGAGTCGATTAAATGAAGACATAGCATTGCATCTCCCAAATTATTGATTGAACATAAATCGAATGTTGAAAAAGCAAAAGGCAAGAACAACGATGGAGCAATAGAAAGTCCAAGAGTGAGTGAAGTAACTTACACCATTGATAGGGTGCCTTGTGGAGGATGGAGTCAAGGGTATCATAGACGAGCTTGCTGTCGACGAGGAACTTGAGGTAGCCCTCGATGGTGGGCTCCCACTTAGCGACAGGCTGTCCCTGGGGTTCTTTCTGGCCCTCCTTGGCCTGATCCCTGGTGTGTAGTTTCATGGCGACAGCCCTCATCTCATCCACGAATCCCTTGGCCTTCTGGGGCATCTCGGTGGCTGTGGCAGAGACGACGAGGGTCCTTGAGTGAGTGATCAAGGTGGGAAACGCGCTGGCATGGCGACGGGAAAGGGTGAGGGAGCGGGGGGAGAGGGCGGTGCGAAGGGCGATGGCAGATAGACGTGGGGAGGGGTGGGCCTTGGCGGAGAAGGCGGAGGTGGGAGCGGAGGCCATTGGAATTGGACGGAGTTTGCTCTTGGACGACTtgtttgcttgcttgcttgcttgcttgcttgtaCCTCTGAACTTGAAGAAATATAATCAGAGAAAAAATGTAGTAATGATAATTGTTGGAAGGAGAGAGTTTTGGCGTTTTGgaaagggatatatatatatatatatatatatatatatatatatatatatatatgattgagaTTGTAGATTGTAAATTGTAAATTGTAAATTGTAAATTGTAAACAAGAGGGAGAGATCGGAAGCGTACCGTGGAAGGAAAGAGGTAGCACTGGCAGAGCGGAGGAAGATGAACGAACAAATGGTTCACAGAGAGAGATAACAAGCACGGAAAGCCAAgcttgaggaggaggaggaggggggagtacttattatttcaattttaatttcaatttcaatttcaatttcaatttcaattttggggaaaataaaagataaagacTACACTCCAGATAATTTTGGAGTAAAATAACATTAACATGGAAAGCAGCGTGGTAGTAGCATACTGATGCCTCGAGAATCGAGAGAGGGAGATGTGGGATCGTTTTGGATTAGATTCCATTTCCGGATAGATGTGCGGTCATTTGTGTTATGaggaatataaaaaaagaaaaactttttgcCTGCTGAGAGCCCGCAATGGGGAATGCATTCCGAGAATTTAACTCGTGACCACTCGCACCCTAAGCTACCACTAGACAAAATACCCATTTGATTTCCATGTTTTACACAGACtggattaaaatattaaaacaatacgaaatattaaaacaatacgAAATtgtaaactttttctttttctctgttTATTGCTTCAGATGAGTATCATATTACAGTGGAATTTTGGAGAATTTATTTGTTCATTAAAATTTCCTCCACCTAGCTAATGATGAACATAACAACATCTCATATATTAGTTGTCGATGTTGAATGATCTGCTTACCCCACCCATAAATGCGAAATATTTTGGTGTAGAATGTATGATGGTGGTGCGGTGGTTAGGACGGCTTCTTGCATAATAGCACTTGGGCacagacatatatatattctccaaACATTAGTATCTGAACCAAAAGACAGCGGGGCATGGAGCGTCTGACACGAGACAAAGGTGATCACATGAGCATTGGTGCCTCTTAGCAGGGCGAtcatgataaaataatttagtTCAATCCATGGAAGCGTTATCCCTGATTTCATTTCATACAGATACAGCAAGATCAGCTAGCAGGCTAAACCCATTACTGCAGGGCATGACTCCTGGCACATGATATACAAAAAGATGTACACCATGCGCATCTCCATAGTCATCAATGTTTATTGATTGGAACATATAGATTCGTCATCACCAGATACATTCATCAACGATTAGCAAAATTaagcaacatttttttttgtaattagtatatatatatatatatatatatttgtgtatatgttGATCAATTAAACTTGGAACAGATCTTCCTAATCTCCCCTTGAGTACCAGTCTTAACACCAATGCTGCTCATCTTGATCATGGATTTCCGGAACTCAAAATCAAACCTCAAGCCAAGCAGGCCTCTAATGTTGCCAGCATAGTTGCGAACTATGTCATGGGTGTTGCCATCCTCCCAGAGCCTCTGGTCAGACTCCAGAACTGCATTTCCATCCCTCACGTTCTTGAAGAAGCTGACATCAAACGTTGACATGCTATCCTTATCAAGGGCAACACGTTTGGATCCATCCCCATTCTGAGGGCACAGGGCTCGCAGCTGTCCCAAGAACGCTTGGTTAATACTTGGGTCTGCATTGCCGGTGGCCGTGAAGTTATACAGTCTGTACCTGAAGAACAAGCAATCCGTCTGCCCAATGGTGTGTGCTCCTGCACgtccaaattaattaaaacacacacatatataattatatatgattcCCATGACATACCATAATATGTACACGATAAATAcaacatatatgtatgtatgtaaagTCCTTATTGAAACTTTATATACACAGAAGAAGAATctatgtgattatattttttataccaACTAGTGTGACAAGATCGTGGTCGGTCAAGCCCTTGTCAGCGAACTTCTGTCTCTGGACAGCCACGGAATCAGCAGGGGAAGGGAGGCTTGTGGCTTCAGAAGCTGATGAAATCATACCATCTCTTCTTCCCAGGGGCACTGACCAGCTCGGGCCACCAgtctaattaattaacatatatatacacagagaTGTGAGATGTGAGATGTGAGAGTAGGTACTTGACAGAATAGTGAAGTACATGCATGTTTAACGAAATTAACtagcatgtgtgtgtgtgcgcgcatatatatatatatatatatatatatatgtttacgaACCAGATCAACAGCATCACGAGCAGCCAAAGCCAGAATATCAGCACAAGAGACGACACCAGGGCAAGCGGTCTCCAACTGTAACTTTGCATCATCCACGACCTCAAAACCTCTGAGCCCAAAATTCTGAAAGGCACTCTTCTCAGCAGAAGAACCAGAAATCAATACAGAAGCATCGCAACCCTGCAGATGTGTAAATGATATTAGCAGATCTATCAAAATACACAACTAATAGCTAATCTCtgcaataaatatgaaattgattatgtatacCTGAACAAAACAATCATGAAAATGCAACCTGAGCAAGCCAGGAGCTACAGTGGCGTCTCGGTTGAAGTACTTCTCAACTGTGGAACGAACAGTGGACTCAGCCTTGGGACAAGTAGAAGAGTAAAAGCCCGTTTGAAGGCTACCTTGGCCATAAACAGAGGCTGCCACATCCATCAACAAGATTAACAAGAGAAAATGACAAGAAATCCACATTAAGGCTGCCATTATCATTTAGGCTTAGCTACAGGTAGCTGACAATAAGAATAATTATAACAAGAACTAAAAGTGCTTATAGGGTATGCATATATCTGTGTATTTATgctgattgatatatatatatatatatataatacctaAATCGGTGATTATATATAGATGCACCAATCAAGTGTTCTTCCTCGCTTATGCTTCATGATAAGCATGTGGCTAGCTAGTGGAGCATGCACTGCTCTTCAACGCACAGTTAATTTGGGTCTACGTGTGAACCAATGTCACTTTTATATTATTCCTTTCAAACCCTCTGTTCTGTTGTGGTGACTGATGTGCGGGCGAGGGAGGGCCTCTTCTCCGCTTACCGATGGGGGTTTCTGCCTTGCATCAACTTTGAATCAGATTCTTTTCTTATTGCCAAacctttatattatatatataaacgcataaatatatatattcatggaaCAAATGATCCATGCATGCAAAACAAAAGTTCTTACCGACTTCGTTGATCATTCATATTCATGGAAGGAAATAAAGTGTCTATTTGTGCTCTTTCATCTCATTCTCATGTCTGAAACTAACATAATTGGCTGCATGCTTTTCCATAAAACCTCATGTCCTATCATATATCTAGCCAGTGGCCTTACATTAATTCACCAAGTAGCGAATGCATCGCTTTAATCAGAACCAAGTCTGGCATATATGCAACTCTTTGAAACAGAAAACTGCATCTTATGTATGAAAGTAGGACTTCATTTTGGAAATGCTTTAATTTTGAAACTCAAAGACCAATCCAATCAAGACAGACAAGCCATTATAGAAGATGGCCTTATCACTTTCATAAAGAAAAGGGAGAAAAATAAACACACAAGCCAACCGCATCATTTGCTTAACAAGTGAGAAAAAAAGCAGAACCAACCACGGTACAAAGTGCATTCGATGGAGAGGAGGTTAATGGGAAGGCCTTTTCTGTGTACATGGCAACGCACGGGGGTGGCATCATAAAATAAACAGGTCCAAAAACTGCCACGCAGCTGATACTGATAACACCCTGCCTGAGGTCCTGCACAGACTCAGGAATAGTTAACTGACAGTTGTTTATGAATGCACATCCATCTTGTGAGGCGTCTGATGTGGATTCAATTATTAACTAACCATGATTAATGCGGCTCTTATTCATGCGTCACTCATTCAGAATTGGCCAAGTGGGTTTTCAGCCTATTTGGTTCGTTGGTTCGTCTGATGAATATATATCTCATATCATATGTTGCACATGGTTCTAGTGTATTAAATGATCAAGAGACCGACTGGCTGACACGAGTTCCATGATTACTCATTTACTTGCCAGTTATGTTCAACAGCAACAAACTGAATGGGATTAAACAAACTACACTtcccaaaatgaaaatgatcatTGCTGGATGGATAGCTCATTTAGAAGTCTAGTTGGTAACAATAGCATTACTCAAAAAGAAATAGTCCTTCCTGTGTTCCTGGGTCAACAGAAATTATAGAGTTCATTTTAGTGGAGGGTGAATGTCATAGCAcgaaaccaaaaaagaaaaaaaagaacaaaaagaattacCTTAGAGTAAATTGGTGTCTATAGTTCCTTCACAGAGGTTGACCAGCAACAAAATGGTACTTAAGTGAAATAATGTGGTTGACATGTCAAGTCTAGTTCAAGGCTTGCAGAAAAGGTTTGCCCAGGGAAAAGTCGAAagcaattttaatttattacgAACTTTGAAGGCCTAATCCTTGCCAGAGGCCTATAACACCCAAAGGCATCAAACACCAATCATACACATGAAAACAACGGAAGAAATACAGATATCAacatttaaaacaagaaaccaaaagcaATCAGTGATATACCAAATACCGGGAAAAGATCAACCATCAACTCTTACATAGATGATTATAACAGCCAAGATGTATACAACTAGTCTTCCTAAAAGCAACAAGATGTTCTGATTTGTTATACCCTTCTATTCCAAAATTAATATGGATCATGTCACCTTAGGATCTGAATCTCCATTTGCAATTAGTCTACAAACATAATGAACAATAACATTTCAGCAATTTCATAAACTCACAAAACTTTCTATGATTATCATGATTGCTTCACATAAACCAGAACATATATGAAATTCCAGCAATAGAATATCAGCAATTATCTTTTCATCTATGAGAAATCTAAAAAggaagcttcttcttcttcccattAGATGAGTCAATCTATATCAATCTTCTGCCCCCTGAATAAATTTCAAGGCTGCTCAAGCCCTCAGTTATTAGTATCCTAAAGTGAATTGTCAAGTATGATTCTCAAAGCTATCAAAATAAAGACTTTAATGCCAATTAAGATATACCTTAAAGTCAAAAAGGTGGCAAAATGAAACCAAAAACTGAAAACATGGCTTTGGTGCCATCAGCTACCCAAAATTCATGCATCTATAGTATAAAAAATGCCAGATTCCAATGATTGCTTTCAGAAGCAATAATAAAGGTAATATTGTAAAGACAAcaaaatcagagaaaaacagCTTGGTACATAAATCAAATCCATTTATCTGGATGCATATCACACAATATCATTCCCAAACGTTTCATGAATCATAAGGTCCTCCATCCCTTTTATGATGCACAGCACATCAAAGATCTCACATAATGATGCTGATTGAATTGCAATTAACAAGCTCAGACATCATAACTATCATCAAAGTTGTACGACTCCAACTTCATATCATCCTTAAAGAACATACAAGCAAAAGGTTCAAATCATGATGAGAATGTTTCAGCAAATGAAGTGCTAATTAATATTAGGATGTGAATAATGAAATATGGTGTTGCTATAAATCTATGTAAAAATCAATGTTtttgatttggaaaaaaaagaacttataaatgattttcttttttttttaatttacaatgtCACACAACagagaataaatataaaaaggcATTCTCTATGGTAGTACACTTGCATCTTTATCCCAGTTAACCACAATTCATGTTAATACTAACTAATCTGCAagcaaagttaaattaaaataaaatgtaaactCTCACATTACAACTTAAAAGTGATATTCC belongs to Dioscorea cayenensis subsp. rotundata cultivar TDr96_F1 chromosome 17, TDr96_F1_v2_PseudoChromosome.rev07_lg8_w22 25.fasta, whole genome shotgun sequence and includes:
- the LOC120280314 gene encoding peroxidase 25 isoform X1 — translated: MNKSRINHGPQAGCYQYQLRGSFWTCLFYDATPVRCHVHRKGLPINLLSIECTLYRASVYGQGSLQTGFYSSTCPKAESTVRSTVEKYFNRDATVAPGLLRLHFHDCFVQGCDASVLISGSSAEKSAFQNFGLRGFEVVDDAKLQLETACPGVVSCADILALAARDAVDLTGGPSWSVPLGRRDGMISSASEATSLPSPADSVAVQRQKFADKGLTDHDLVTLVGAHTIGQTDCLFFRYRLYNFTATGNADPSINQAFLGQLRALCPQNGDGSKRVALDKDSMSTFDVSFFKNVRDGNAVLESDQRLWEDGNTHDIVRNYAGNIRGLLGLRFDFEFRKSMIKMSSIGVKTGTQGEIRKICSKFN
- the LOC120280314 gene encoding peroxidase 25 isoform X2 codes for the protein MESSPLTTAFTIRPGLAFSTSYRASVYGQGSLQTGFYSSTCPKAESTVRSTVEKYFNRDATVAPGLLRLHFHDCFVQGCDASVLISGSSAEKSAFQNFGLRGFEVVDDAKLQLETACPGVVSCADILALAARDAVDLTGGPSWSVPLGRRDGMISSASEATSLPSPADSVAVQRQKFADKGLTDHDLVTLVGAHTIGQTDCLFFRYRLYNFTATGNADPSINQAFLGQLRALCPQNGDGSKRVALDKDSMSTFDVSFFKNVRDGNAVLESDQRLWEDGNTHDIVRNYAGNIRGLLGLRFDFEFRKSMIKMSSIGVKTGTQGEIRKICSKFN